The following is a genomic window from Anas acuta chromosome 3, bAnaAcu1.1, whole genome shotgun sequence.
TCTTAATTGTTAAACCTAAACAGGAAGCATGTATGCAAGTCCCATTGCATTCTGTAGGAGAGGTCTAAGCTGGTGTCCTTACACACTCTGCACTTAATGAATGATTTCTGGTGGCATTCAGATGCTTAGCTACAAGAGGAAAGAGAGctccctgcttttcttcttgagAGATGACCTTCTTTCCATGGTTGTTTAAAATTAGCCGTTCACTATAAACcagagaatttttttatttttttttctaatttgccTTCCTTCTGATTTCAGCTTGgggaagagctgcagctgccacATACCTTGTTGGATTTATACTCCTCGTCATCTGTTTTGCTCTGGCCATCATAGCATTTGCCATTGATACGCTTCGGTTCAACTTCATAAGAGGGATTGGAGGCTTGCTTTTTGTGGCTGGTAAGAAAATATGTGAAGTTTAACTTGTGCAGGAATATCCATACTAGAACTGGCgtttctcccagctgcttttaTTCTTGGTTCAATGCCTGTATGCACCTGAACTCTCAGtgaaaaagaatgtaaaatcTGTCATGGCAGTGGATCTATTTCCAAATCCTCCAAAATATGGTTGGATTTAGCTACAGGTATTATGGAGACAGGCAATGTGATGAGTGTTAGTTTaatcctttttttgttttgttttgttttctcctgttttttcagctgtgttCTCCATCATGGGCTTGGTCATTTACCCAGTAAAGTTCTCCAGTGAAATTGAAATGACAGGAATCAATATGTTCAGCTGGGCTTACGGCTTTGGCTGGACCACTGCCATTATGGAAATATGCTTGGGATTCTTCTTCTGCTGCCTTCCTAACTATGAAGACCAAATCTTGGGTAATGTGAAGCCCACATATTTTTACTCTTCCCCGTAAACACCAGGAAAAATGCATTCATATTCCAGAGATATCTGACAGGCTATCTATGTTTTTCAGAATATTGTCATCAGATGCTAGTAGGAAAGTCTGGAAACTTTACAATACATGTAGAAAAACAGTACTGGCATTTTACAATAAAGTTATCTACTCTTTTGTGGACCTCATATCTGATGTGGGTTGCTTAGGTTAAGtctaaatgttaaaaaaaaaattgtgtttccTCATTCATTCTGATGAGTGGGGGTGCATAtggattttattaaattttatgtgCCTTCATATTTCtaattaaattcagaaaagaagttATCAGCagacaatgacaacaaaaaatgtatatCATCTTTCTGAAGGGAAGTGGCTTGCAGAAGTCCTACTTCATGTGTGTTAGTTTCCTTTAACCTGAAGATTTTGTGCATTTTCGGAAAGCCAAATGCCTTTATCCACTGACTGCCAGATCAGCAAATCAGTCAGCCAGGACTTCATGGCTTTACTTCCAATTTTCTATTAATTCAACTTAAGCCATAGGGCTACAGTAAGAAAAG
Proteins encoded in this region:
- the LOC137854184 gene encoding p53 apoptosis effector related to PMP-22-like, which translates into the protein MVKYGLDYTRCRWILPLLLGIGVIFGIIALAGRGWLESQTLPYVHQASLWESCRKPFEGGEWRCESLMGYAWGRAAAATYLVGFILLVICFALAIIAFAIDTLRFNFIRGIGGLLFVAAVFSIMGLVIYPVKFSSEIEMTGINMFSWAYGFGWTTAIMEICLGFFFCCLPNYEDQILGNVKPTYFYSSP